AACATAGAGATCTATAGGATTGGAAAAGACCAGTATGGTTATCAGACAACATATGCCAGAATTGCTCTATATGCATAATATTGTTTAAAGCATATATAATGGTATTTTCCATTGGCAGCCATGCAATATTTAGATTCAATATTACGTGGACACATTCTAAACACAAAAGGGGCTACTCATGTAGCACACATTGTCTCAGAAGCTTTAAATATGAAATGCTAGTGAACTGCAGCACATTGTTTCTGCCTGTAAAGCAACAACAAATACATTCAGCagtaatttggcatcatgttattTGCCTTTGGTATGAAATGCCTCTTTTCTTCACTCTTGTACTTGTGAATTACATTTCCGCCAGTTCCACCTATGATTTTCACCTTGTCCAATGCAGCTGCTGAAATGATTTAACAACCATCAGACAGAACAGAACGTCACTCCCTAAATCTGTTTTAAATTATAATAATTTAGGTCTCAGAGATTAAGGAATACTATTCTTTCTCATTGGTTTGCTCTGTTCCCCCAGTCTTTACATGAAATATGTTTGTCACCATTCTAATGGTGCAGAATTTGGACCGACAACCCCATTTTCCCCACTAAAAACAGAAATCTTAAATAGACTAGATTTCTTCCAGTGGCCTATGGCAACAACCTGTTGCTAACAGCGAGGTTCTCAAAGAAATGAgaagtggggttatgctgcaactgtacaggaccttggtgagaccacatttggaatattgtgtgcagttctggtcacctcactataagaaggatgtggaagcgctggaaagagtgcagaggagatttaccaggatgctgcctggtttggagggtaggtcttatgaggaaaggttgagggagctagggctgttctctctggagcggaggaggttgaggggagacttaatagaggtctataaaatgatgaagaggatagatagagtgaactttcaaagactatttcctcgggtggatggagctattacaagggggcataactatagggttcatggtgggagatataggaaggatatcagaggtaggttctttacgcagagagtggttggggtgtggaatggactgcctgcagtgatagcggagtcagacactttaggaacatttaagcggttattggataggcacatggagcacaccaggatgatagggagtgggatagcttggtcttggtttcagataaagctcggcacaacatcgtgggccgaagggcctgttctgtgctgtactgttctatgtaaactgcagcaggaataggccagctGACCGCATGGGCCTGCTCTGTCAATTAGTGCGATCCTGGCTAATCTTCTGCCTGCCCATTATAACCTTCAACACCACAGGAgatcaacaaaaaaaaattaggCCCAAAAAGATTTGCCCTTCTAGGTCATTCAAATTGTAATTGTAGATTATTAGGGAAAATATTTTTGAATAGTCAAGAGTCACACAGCGCAGAAAAGGatcttcagcccaccgagtctgtacccaCAATAATAACCACTAAAGTCGCTCTAATCCTTTTTTTCCAGCActagtcccatatccttgaatgttatatttcaagtgctcatccaaatactttttaaagccgATAAGGTTTCAGGCCTCCATCACCTTCCcaggcaatgtattccagatTCCCTCCATCCTCTGAGCGAACATTATATTTTTCAAATCCCCTCGGAATCTCCtgaccctcaccctaaaactataccCCCTCATGATTAACCCctgaaccaaggggaacagctgcttcctattcatcctgtccatacccctcactaTCTTATATAtctcattattccaaagtatgtttTTGAATATCTGATAAATTGCAAAGACCCTTAAAAGAGATTATTTCTCTCTTAATAATGTGACCATATCATTTACCTTccgttcccccaccccatccccactccacTATTTTTTCTGGAGATCAGGTGCTCTGCCACCTCTCACTAACATGCTTTCTCGTGTTTTATTCAATTCTTTAGAGTACAGATCATCTAGCTTCTCATGGATACCAGCAGGAAATTTTGCTTTTGTGACTTTAGATGCTCCAGGGCTTAAGGAAGTACCTTTTTCCTTAGTCTTTGTCCCAGGAAGGCTTTGTTGCAGTTCAGTTGCGTTGTTGACTGAAGCGTCTTCAATTTGATCACTCTGCGTAGTCTGCTGACTCCATTCACTCTTACAGTTCTCATAATTTGGGATAGAAACTGACGCAGGAAAAGGAAAGTTCTGGTCGTCGTGACTCTCTGCTGGATTTTGGTATATCGGTCCATTTATGTCCTCGAGGAAAGCTGGCTCCTCCTCAAAGGATAACCAAGATTCCACAGCAGAAACATTCTCATACACTGGATCTGTGGAAGAGTCATCACTGTAACTATCACTGTATCTTGCAGGATTAATTGTTGGTTCCTCCACGTTATCTTTCTTTGACTGACCTTTGGAGTATTTAACGGTGGCATAAAGTATTTCGCCTGGGACATTTGCATCCACCTGTTCATTAGCTGTAGGGATAGTTTTTTCGCCCCCTGTGGCTGGACTTGGCACTGCGCTGCAGGGGAATGTCTGGCCTTTGTGATCCCGATTTTTTATTTTCTTGGTTTTCTTTGGATTTGCCTCAGTGTCCTGCGTACTCTGCTGGACTGGCATCCTTACACCTGGCGATTTGTCATCCAAAGATTCCTGAGAAGAAGTTGCTGCTTTTGACAGTTGTTGACTGAGTGCTGTGGAAGTCTCAGAGCCAGGAGAGATTAAAGCTGAACACCGCTGGCTTTTGGTGGACTCTTTTTCTTTAACAGCTATTTCGATAAGGTGGAAGATTTCTCTCACTTCCTTGGTGTTGAACAGAAAAAGACCTtgtcctgaatcacaccttctccctGCCTCAAATGTAAATGTACTCTGTGGAAGAAGAAAATCTTGGTCAGAACTTATCTCAAAATATTCATTTCGCTGCATTTAAGTACATATAACCTTGCAATTTTACTGGTTAAACATAAACCAATTCAATTCTATTCAGGGTTAGCGATTCACCAGCATGAGTTACTTCCAGCTGTAAGGCATGACAACATGGAACCTGAGCGTCATCCACCTCCCAAGGCCTTTCAATCTACCACCTACAAGTCTATGTGGTATGTGGAACTCTGCTCTGCCTCCTTTCCTTATTACCCAAGGTGGTTCAAGTCATTAGTTACCCAGATTCCAAACCCCCACAGAGCATCACCAGAGTCTCCTCGCATTCTTGTTTGCTCAACATCCACTGTTACCCAGAATGATATACATTTGGATAGCTAGTTTGTCATCGCTACGCTAGGCACTGAAAAGGTCTAAAGCCCACAAGCTTACTTGTATTAGACCCTGGAAATAAAGGGCCGCCATTGAAGAACTATGGAAAGCCTAGACAACCAGCGCAAATTTTGCAGGGTTTCCATAAACCTTCCAGCAAAGGTATGATGGATGATCAGGATAAATTCAACCCCATTAACTTAGGAGATTTTCATCCTCAAAGACAATTGAAGGAGGGCAATTCAGGTGTCCAGAGTACTTCCCAGATAATGTAGGCCATACATATCCCTTCTGAGTGAGGAATGATGACAAAATATTGACAGGTAGCCCTCGTAATCATTCACATGAAGGGAATATGTGAAATGTGCTAAGATGATATAACACCATTGAGCtaactattcaatccaatcctggTGGAGACATCTACAACACTAATTGGTACAAGGGTCCTATTGATTGTCCGGTGGTTCTTGCCTCTGGTAAATGATAAGGAAAACCCAGCTTAGGTAGTCACTGCGGGGAAGATGGTAAAGAGCCAGCAATAAAATAAGATTgccgcactgagagagagagagagaaacacagagagagagagaacaagagagagagacagtattACAGCACCTCTCTCTTACTGTCCAATTGGTTCAGTCAGATCTAACTGCCACAATGAACGGAAAAGTGAAGTTGAATGTATCAGAAGGTTGGAAAGGCAGCTGGAATAAgtggcagcatgttggcacagtagttagcactgctgcctcacagcgccagggacctgggttcgattctggcatcgggtgactgtgtggcgtttgcacattctcactgtgtctgcgtgggtttcctccgagtgctccagtttccttccacagtccaaaggtgtacaggttagatggaatggtatgctaaattgccccttagtgttccaagatgtctaggttagctggattagccattgtaaatgtgtggggttacagggatagtgtgagggaaagggcctggataagatgttctgtcagagagttggtgtagacttgatgggctgaatggcctcttctgcactgtagtgtttctatgaccTAGCCATTCCCACATTTAACTGGACCTGAATGCTAATTCTGTGGGCTATGTGTGGTCATTGTGTGAAGCAACCTCTTAATTTTGACTACAATAAAATGTATTTAATATACTCAAAGAACTAGGTAAAAAGAAATAACCTTGATAAAGGATTTTTAAAGCAAATCCTATTTGTTTTCAGTTAAAAGGAGAAGACAATATATATTTtctatacaaaaacagaaaaatactggaaaatctcagcaggtctaacagcaactgtggagagagaatagagccaacgtttatagtctagatgaccctttcttttagattccagcatctgcagtattttgcgttaaTATTTTCTATGAACAGTTTAAGCCTTTATCTCGCAGGCACAAAACAAACAAAATGGCCTTGTATAGAACTTTAATATTACTGGAAAAACTAgatatgctgttgaagctttttgttttgcactcatcaggacaggttttttttattagtgtcacgagtaggcttacattaacactgcaaatgaagtcTCTGtgaaaaatcccttagtcaccacactccagcgcctgttcaggtacactgagggagaatttagcatggccaatgaacctaaccagcacgtcttttggactgtgggaggaaaccagcgcaaacccatacagacacggggagaacgtgttgacgctgcacagacagtgacctaagccaggaattgaacccaggccccaggcgctgtgaggcagcagtgctaaccactgtgctgcccacaggaATACCAATAGTAAAGGGAATAGCAATTTATATTACATGAGAAGCgattgctgattggttggcaagtggggtctgattggtagaggtgttcatgatgtggagatgccggcgttggactggggtaaacacagtaagaagtttaacaacaccaggttaaagtccaacaggtttatttggtagcaaaagccacacaagcttacattaacactgcaaatgaagtttctgtgaaaaatcccttagtcaccacactccagcgcctgttcaggtacactgagggagaatttagcatggccaatgaacctaaccagcacgtcttttggactgtgggaggaaaccagcgcaaacccatacagacacggggagaacgtgttgacgctgcacagacagtgacctaagccaggaattgaacccaggccccaggcgctgtgaggcagcagtgctaaccacttaagtttcctcccacagtccaaaagacgtgctggttaggttcattggccatgctaaattctccctcagtgtacctgaacaggcgctggagtgtggtgactaagggatttttcacagaaacttcatttgcagtgttaatgtaagcttgtgtggcttttgctaccaaataaacctgttggactttaacctggtgttgttaaacttcttactgtgtttaccccagtccaacgccggcatctccacatcatgaacacctctaccaatcagaccccacttgccaaccaatcaacaagtagagctccgaaagcttgtgtggcttttgctaccaaataaacctgttggactttaacctggtgttgttaaacttcttactggtagaggtgttgccatggggaatgcaccAGTGAATAGTTACTGGCATGCTTTTTTTCAAATGCAAACCAGGcatcttgactctgattggtcaaggcattgccatggggaatcatACCAGCAAATAGCTGCCCCCAAGCTTATGTTTCATTGGAAAACGAACAATGTGTGGTCATGGTCcttctgtctgccaaggacaagGTCCTCTGTGTGAATATTTGCTTCTGACATTTGTAAGTTTGCCATACTGTAATCCCTATTGATAATCTTAAACTGGTTTtctgtgtaattcttagcacgaTCAAGATTGGTTAGCAAGTGTTAGCCAATCAtaaaatcacatctaatgttggatgctatgtcctgtccaaagatgtgcaggttaggtggattgaccatgctaaattgcccctgagtgtcagaggACTAgcagggattacagggataggggctgggttgtattgtggtcagtgcagacttgatgggccgaatggcctccttctgccctgttgggattctatgatgactatGGATGGAATGTTCCATTCTCTGCACAGAGTGTTGGCTGAGATGAGAAAATCAACACGTGGCTCGCAGGTTGCACAGTCGGCTTTTCTGTTCAgtttgaaccatagaacccctacagtgcaggaagaggccatccagcccatcaaatcagcaccaactctccaattgagcatcccatccaggctctcccctccaccctatccctgtaagcctgtgcatttagcttggctaatccatctaacccttacatttttggagtgtgggaggaaacccacacagacacggggagaatatgcaaactccaaacggacagtcatccaaggtcggcatcgaacctgggtccctggagttatGAGAcgacagtgctaactgctgtgccatcaTGCTCCCTTAGTTGTGCTGCCTGTAGTTGGGGTGCACTAGTTGGGGTGCAAGGCCTGTATAAACCTGCACTCTGTTCAGAAAATCTCTGGAGTTCTGGGTTTGGGGTATAATTTTAACTAAAAGACCCAGGAAACCCCACATGCACACAACAACCCTCCTCCACGGACATTGGGGAACACCATCCCACCCATGTACATGCAGGATCCCCACCAcatacacatggggaacacccacacgcacaaggggaccacccccaaccaccccaaaGGAGCTGCCCAGAGGGCCCAACACTCGCACTGCCCCCAGGACGGACTACTCggacagtgctagggacccaggtggCAGTGCCAGAATGcctgggggcagtgtcagggtacaTGGCTCTCTCCTCCCTGGGGGCTAGACTTACCTGTACACCCTCAGTGGGTTCCTTTGCCAGGTTTCCCGTTTTGAAAATTGCCTGTAATCCTCACTGACGTGATGTCGGTGTGAGGGGAATTCCAAATGTGGGAGAACGATGTGGCGGGGAAGCAtgataattatattaaaatttattgtAATGAGCTTCCTGGGTGGGAACCTCATTATGCCACTGGTGAGGGCTGGGGCAGAATTGGAAAGTAAGACCTtgctggtgagattttgcaccCGTGTTGCTGCACAAAAGCACgggctggttgggtatggtcAGTATTTTGCCCATCGCAAACAGCTGAAGAGTCATGCTGTTTGAAACAATCTGCCAGTAGTTGGGGTGTTTGGCCTACAttcctggcatcacactggcactgacttTGACAAAACCATTGCCATCAGTACCCAAGATCAGTATCAAGAACACAATATAACAGGAGAAAGATGAAAGCAGTTATAATTTCACCTGATCCATTCCATATCTGCGAAGATATTGATAAGGCCACTTGTAGACATTTTGCTTAGTTTTGGAATCTTTCAAAATGAGGCTGTCTTTGCCAGGTATTAACAGGTACGTTCCTTGAAGTTTGCATCTTGTAGCTGCCTCAGTCTTCTGTACCGTCACAGTGAATTGGTTAACAGCTGTGGAATACATTGTCAATGAATTGATGATGAGGAACGTTTACATTCAGATAGACTTCAACATGAATGGAGAGATTTGGGAGACATTTCTGTGCGAGCACTTTGCCGAGATTTGTACACAATTTCTTCACTTTTCTTACACCATCCCTTGGCATTAAATTTAGCCACTATTATGAAGATATGTTTTATAAAGTATCAATTAAGAATGCCATCAGCTAGCCTTATATAAACAGAAATGTTTTGAAAATAACATTTTTGATCAGCAAAGACCAGAGGTCCCACTGTGCATCTCCTGGGTACGACCATCAGAGGCCGGCAGATCTGGGGCACTCATTTTCTCCTCTCCTCTCACCACAACCCTTGTCCTTCTTCCATTTTAGATACTCAACGGATAGAGGAAGAACAAGGTGACAATCAAGATGAAGACACACCATCGATATCATACCCACAGTCACCAGCTCACTTACTGTATATAACTTAGAGGACAACATAGCGACAGGATATGCATATTGTACACCAGACAGAATTGAGCTAGATCCAGGGACAGAGGTGCCAGCTTGTCAGGCACACTGGGAAGTATGCTAGAAAATTGGTATGCTTTGTGAAAGTATATGGAGGAGTCCACCACCAACTTGGCACAGGACTTTGAGCAAACTTTGAACCTAACGTTTTCAACATGGAACTTGGTGCCAATTCCACCAAGACATCTTTGGAATCAACCATGATGTGGTGTACGAGGCCTATTGTCTCAGCTTCCATTACAGCAAAAGCAGCAGCTACCCACATGGACATTCAGAGTGTTGCTCTGGACAGCAGTATTATGAAGGGCTTGCTGCTTGTCACAACAGTGCAGCAATCTTTTCTCCAACAGATCACTAGGATTGGCAATGCCTACACGGAACACaaacctgctgtcctctctctgaTGCCAGCATTCACCCTCCCACCAATCCACTCTGGCAATactgttgtaagaagtctcacaacaccaggttaaagtccaacaggtttatttggggtttttttgcgaccaaataaacctgttggactttaacctggtgttgtgagattcttactgtgtttaccccagtccaatgccggcatctccacatcaatgctgTTGTCTGTCAGTTGAGCAGCCAAGACTAGGGTTGCATATGTTGAGATGGTGCGGTCTGATGCCAGGCCTTGAGTTGTTCGCAGTCAGCTTCCAAGGCCATCTGAAGTCACCATCACTGACTGTCCGCTAGCCATGCAGCAACTACTGGGGTAGCACTGCATAGGAGCATTAGAAGTGGCCAAGGCACAAGGAGGACAGGTACTAAGCAAATACATAAAGATTATTAATTTATTTGTGTATGCAATTTGGCATGATTTAATTTAGATATTTGGACTGGAATGTAAAAtgttgtgttggcttttatttttgcattgagCCAAATGGACAATGTGATAGACAGTAAGGGAGAAGGTGAGGAGTGTGAGACTCTTGGTGAATGGGAAGTTGTGGTTGTGGTCACTGACTCTTGAATTAATTGTTCATGTTGACGGTGGGTGTGTAAGTTATAGCCTCTCTTCCTCATTCACCTCTTCTTTCTAACGTTTTGTGCTGCTGTCTGTGGATTTTTGCCCATTCTCCCACTCATGCTCAATTCCAAGAGGAAGGCCTACCTGACCACACATATCTGGAAGTAATGGCTTCGTGAACAAGTTTTTAAACTTACTGCAATAGTCACACCTCTCCCTGTAGACTATTGAAACTTTTAACAAATGCAGAAAAGCACCAAAAACATCAGAAAAAATAGTCCAGTAACTCACTTGTAAATAGTTGATAATCCCTTTGAAGGGCACCACTGTGGGTCCTGTATGCTGTTCAAGACAAATTCTGTAACCTTAAGAGATCTTGTAGTACCCAAACCATCAACCCCAGTTTCACCCCAGTGGTCTCTGGCCTCATAAACTGGCCACTGCAGTTAATTATATTGTCAATCCCCGCATTACCATTAGCTGTAGCAAATCAGATGAGGTGGGCCTTAACATTTACAGGATGTGATTAGGCAGAATTTGCATGAAAAATATGTGAATTCCTGCAATCACATCTAGTGATGGGTCAGAAGCAACATGTTCTAGACATGGATTCACAACCTCCTTATCTAATACCTTGAGGTATTGTTGAGTAAAGCTCATTTTCTTCCATTATTAATGAGTCTTTCGGCAATGTGTCACTGGACACTGAAGCATCTTCATTTTGTTTTCTTGCACTGGTGTTCTGGCAACATAGAGGAAGTGAAAGGCATAATTAGACACGACTTAAAAGCCACAGCAAAGTTCAattccaccacccccgcccccccgctaaTTAACATTGACACACTTCAGACCATTAATGTAACTTGCCAGTTTTGTCGGGAACTGATTGAGAGAACCCAGTGCATTGAATTGGCAAAATTGACTGCTTTAAAGATTCTTCGCAATGTGCCTGGAAACAACATGGTACAGCAGACATATAGGGCGGAATTTCCCACGGCAACCTGCCGGATGTTTCACTGCAGTGGAGGCAATCCACCATTGCTGGTGGCaaagggtttcctgttgaatgcaccctttgctgctgggaaacccatggtaGGGGTGCGCtattggcgggaccggaagatcctgccggtgtgaatggctggaaaattccggcctcagattaTGCATGCCGCATTCCAAAAACATCACCAATGTTATCATTCCCATTATGTTGATTATCACAAAACATGTATCCTAAACATGGCACATTGTTGGACGATGTAACATTTCTAGAATCAAGTAGCAGCGTTATGTGTTCCTGGGTCAGATGCAGTGTagttgagatacagagtaaaggttccTCCAATCAATCCACCTCACTAAAAAATGAGGCTGCAACCTCAGAACAGCAGTGGTAGTTGCATTTTACTACTTCCCATATCAGACATCCTTCAGCTATCTGACTGACATTGTCAATGACGGCAGATATGGGGAAATTCTGTGCTTTATGCTAACATCACCAGAAAATTGACTGACACTACTCAAATTCATTTTATATAGGATTCCTATAACCCACTgacagaggaaatgttatcaaTTAATATGCACTGGATTAGATTCTAGACTCATGAGGTGAAAGGTAGTTTGTAATCCAGGGAAAGAGATGCAACTTGGCACAATCTAccccagtgatgggcaacctcggcatgtgagtgggccgcatgagttgCCCTCCTTTATCTCAGTGGACCGCAGGATTGAAATCAGGCTCATTCACTAAACATGACCCCATGGATAAGATTAAATACACAATTCTTGCCGAATATTtaataatgagttatagaaaatgcttaatcatttatatattaatagaactgtcatcaactttaaatggtaaaaacaaaagaagtgTTTACACTTTGGGTGCAGAGGGAGcgtacggctctcacagtcaatgttgtagacaatcagcatgcacctcacttcatttgcccttgctttacaAGCATATCACTTCATTCAGACCAATAGGAAAAAAGCTACTCAGACGGAAATCAGCGGAAATGTGGCAACTCTGCaaatgggcaacagtcaacaacatGTCTTGTGGGCTGCACTCAAAAGGGCCTCAAGAGGCTCCTGGGCTGCagcttgccatgatgtggagatgccggcgttggactggggtaaacacagaaagaagtctcacaagaccaggttaaagtccaacaggtttatttgtcagCAAaatccacgagctttcggagcgcttgctgctccttcatcaggtgagtggcttgcCCACCAGGGATCTACCACTTTTGGAAAAAATTCAAAGCCAAGGCTTGTGGTATAATTTAACATGGATTGTTTGTAAGATTAACTAACAGCACCACACAAATGAGCACCACATAAGCAGTTTATTGTTTAACGCTCATTTTAAGAAAAACTCTTCCTGAAAACAAATGTacacatctgctccatttttaaaTGACCCAACAATATCCATTCGTTATCAGTGGATCTGATAACCATTGGATTTAAATTTCAGCTCCCTGTGATTTTCTTACCCGGAATGccaactcacacaggcacttGATCCAATCAATCACGTCATGTTTTGAAGCTGCCATTATGTAGGTTTTCTCAGTGGTGAATATACTGAATGTTGACATCTCTTTTGGACAGTTTTCCACT
The Mustelus asterias chromosome 16, sMusAst1.hap1.1, whole genome shotgun sequence DNA segment above includes these coding regions:
- the LOC144505352 gene encoding uncharacterized protein LOC144505352, producing the protein MSTFSIFTTEKTYIMAASKHDVIDWIKCLCELAFRNTSARKQNEDASVSSDTLPKDSLIMEENELYSTIPQAVNQFTVTVQKTEAATRCKLQGTYLLIPGKDSLILKDSKTKQNVYKWPYQYLRRYGMDQSTFTFEAGRRCDSGQGLFLFNTKEVREIFHLIEIAVKEKESTKSQRCSALISPGSETSTALSQQLSKAATSSQESLDDKSPGVRMPVQQSTQDTEANPKKTKKIKNRDHKGQTFPCSAVPSPATGGEKTIPTANEQVDANVPGEILYATVKYSKGQSKKDNVEEPTINPARYSDSYSDDSSTDPVYENVSAVESWLSFEEEPAFLEDINGPIYQNPAESHDDQNFPFPASVSIPNYENCKSEWSQQTTQSDQIEDASVNNATELQQSLPGTKTKEKGTSLSPGASKVTKAKFPAGIHEKLDDLYSKELNKTRESMLPNGLTPLLKTLAQTAHTEAEVEAASECHCVNNEKKWRPPHRSPNKERTVVYQVVVPPRAAPIDRYPNPRIEDLYAKLAGGLKYTELDLNHAYQQLELEEDSKKSVIINKHKGLFQYMRLPFGISSACIFECTMASFLQGLPIVYLDDVLITEVSLEEHRANLEEALKTFKEAGVCLKR